TTCGGGCTTGGCTCATAGCGGTATTGGCCGCCGAACGAATCACACGAGGTGATTCGCGGCGGACGCCTCGGAAGCCGGCCATGGACGGCCGGCGAGAATGAGCGAGAGCCATGCCGGAACATCCTGATACCTTAATTTGGGTTGCGGGCATAGCCCGCTTTAGATCATGTTCAAAATCGCTATTGTCCGGGTATTTTAACAATAAGTCAACGAAGGGGACACCCGTGATATTCTCAACCTCCGGCCATCAAGCCCAGATACCAGCTGATTAATGGCGGTCCCCAGAAAAGATAGATCAGGGCTCCGAAGGCCAGGAAAGGCCCGAAGGGAATGGCAAACTGGCTGTCTTTTTTATTGATCACCATCAGCAGCACCCCAACCACCGAACCGACCAGTGAGCTGACCAGGATGATCAGCAGCAGGGATTTAACCCCCAGAAAAGCGCCGATCATGGCCAGCAGCTTGACATCACCACCGCCCATGCCATCCCGCCCGGTAAGCCGGTAATAGCTTTCGGCAATCAACCAGAGAACACCACCACCCACAATAATTCCCAGGACCGACTCCACCCAGGGGATGGTCAGCCCGGCCAGACTGCACAAAAAACCCAAGACAATACCGCTGAGGCTGAAACGATCAGGAATAATCTGGTGGTCAAGATCAATAAAAGTGATGGGGATCAACAGACTGACAAAAATCAGCCAGCAAATCGTGACCGGCTGCCAACCGCTGTGAAAGTACACAGCCAGGAACAAAATCCCGGTGAGCAATTCCACCAGCATATAGCGCGGTGAAATAGTCGCTTTACAGAAATAACAGCGGCCCCGCAGGAAAAGGTAGCTGAACACGGGGAGATTCTGCCACCAGAGAATCTGCCGGCCACAGGCAGGACAGTGGGACGGCGGCGAAACCACGGACTCTTCCCGGGGAATCCGGTAAATACAGACATTAAAAAAACTGCCGATGGCCAGCCCCAGGAGAAAAACCATCACTTCAATAAATATCTTCAGCTCATAAGGCATAGAATCAGATCCATTAACTTACCCCCTCAATATTCTTATTTTCACGAGGCAGTTTGATAATAAATGTAGTCCCCTGGCCGGGAGTGCTGTCAACCTGCAGCTGGCCGCCATGTTTATTGACGATGATATCGTAAGAAATATACAGTCCCAGACCGGTGCCGGTTCCCACAACCTTGGTGGTAAAAAAAGGATTGAAAATATTTTCCCTGACCTCCTCACTCATCCCCGGGCCGTCATCACTGAGGCGGCAGGTCACCCATTGATCGTCATAATCAGTAACAATGCTGATTTTCCCTTTGTCTTCCCGCCCCTGCTCCTTGATAGCCTGGGCGGCGTTAACAATAATATTGAGCAGCACCTGGTTGATTTCCCCGGAGTCGCAGACAACATCGGGTAAATCCTCCGCCAGCTCGGTTTTCGTATCGGCCACATATTTATATTCATTGCGCGAGACCACCAGGGTGGTTTCAATGGCCCGGTTCAGATTGTAATGGCCGCTTTCATCCCCGCTGTCCACCCGGGAAAATTCCCGCAGTTTGATCACTATTTGCGAAATCCGTTCAAAACCTTCCGCATTTTCCCCAAAAAGCTCATCCAGGTCTTCGAGGATAAAATCCAGGTGAGCATCCTCCTCGACTTGCCGCAATATTTTCAGTTCCTCTGGCAGCAGATCCGGGTTCAACTCGCTCACTTTACCGATAAACTCCTGGTATCGGGGAATCAGCTGTTTGAACTGGTCCACATAGTTTTTAACACTTTCCATATTGCTGGAGACAAAGCCGATGGGGGTGTTCAGTTCATGGGCCACCCCGGCCGCCAGCTGGCCGACAGCCTCCATTCGCTGGGAAAGCCGCAATTGATTTTCCAGCAGGTTTTCCCTGGTAATATCCCGTTTAACGGCCGCGTAATTAACGATATTACCGCCGTCATCCTTGATGGGGAAGATTGCTGCCTGTTCAGCAAAAAAAGTACCATCTTTCCGTTTATTTTTAAACACTCCGTGCCAGACATCACCGGCGGTAATAGTATCCCAGAGTTTTTGATAAAAGGCTTCATCCTGGCTGCCACTTTTGAGGACCCGGGGGTTCTGCCCCAGGGCCTCAACCTGGCTATAACCGGTTGATTGCGTGAATGCCGGGTTGCAGTAGACAATATTTCCAGCCAGATCGGTAACCACAATAGTTTCACTGGTTTGTTCCACCACCGAAGATAAGCGTTTTAAACGTTTTTCCGCCTTTTTAATCTCCGTCAGATCATAAAAAGCGCCAACCACTCCCCCTGGGGAACCATCCCGATATTTAAATAAATCTTTCATGATCGCGTAATAACGCTGACTGCCGTCGGCAAGAGACAAAAGGCATTCATAATGCTGTAATCCCCGGCCTTCAAGGGCCTGATCGTCGGTGGACGCCGCCAGTCTGGTCAGTTGGCCATTTAAAAAATCCGCGGCGGTTTTACCCAGCAGCTCGTCACCACTAATCCCGGCCAGACGGATAAAAGCCTGATTGTAACCAAGAAATTTCCCTTCATTATCTTTGTAAAATACCGGATTCGGCAAAGCATTCAACAGTTCTCCCAAAAAAAACAGCTGTTCTTTTTGCTCAGCCTCCAGCTGATGCAGTTTAGCGATAGCATCCTTAAGATTNNNNNNNNNNNNNNNNNNNNNNNNNNNNNNNNNNNNNNNNNNNNNNNNNNNNNNNNNNNNNNNNNNNNNNNNNNNNNNNNNNNNNNNNNNNNNNNNNNNNGCTGAATCTCCCGGCAGCCGGTCCGGGTAAAAACCACGCCGCCAAAAACACTGGACGGCCCCTGTAACGTCTTCCTGATCACGGTAGCCAGCCGTTCAACATTATATTTATTAGCCATTTCGACGTAAAGATAGGGATTGATAATCAAAAAATCGATTTTATGTTGTTGTACCGCCTCATCAACGTCCTGGAAACCTAAAGGTTCGATCCAATAGAGAACATTAGCGTCATCATAATCCGAAAGATATCCGGCCAGGAACTTCCAGTCTTCAAAACACTGGCTGACGCCCCGATTGGCCAACACCCCGATTTTGATCACCTGCCGCTGGCCGGTATCTGTCGACCGGGAAATAACCGGCAACAATAAAACCAGTATGGCGATGAACAGCAAAATCCGGCAGCAGAAGAGTATATAGCCATCAGGTTGCCATGAGATTGTTTTTGTCATCACTTTACCTCCATTCTCAGCAGGCAAAAAATGTTCTGATACTTGTTATCACTATGAATCTACATGTGGCTGACAGTGGGCATGGACAGGGGCAAACGAACAATCACCCGGCAACCCTGACCTTCCAGATCACCAACGGCCATTTTTCCTTTTAATTGCTTCACCGCCGCCCGGGCCAGTGCCAGCCCCAGCCCCAGGCGCTCCGGACAGCAGCTGTTGCTGGCCTGGACAAAAGGTTCCAATACCGCTTTGCGCTCGGCAGCCGGAATACCAGGTCCCTGATCACGGCATTCAATTTCCAGCATATTTTCTCCGGCTGAGCGACCGCAGCAGAAAACCTTGCCCTGGGGAACATAAAGCAGGGTGTTTTCGAGGATATTCCAGCAGATTTCCCAGAGAAAATCAGGATCAACCGCAATGACTGCCGGCAGGGATTCATCCAGCTGAAACTGGACCTCCAAAGCCCGGTTCTGGTTCTTTGCCAGGACTTCACGCTGGAGTTTAATAAAAAATTCTTTGAGATTGAGGCTTATACCCGTCACCGGCACCAGACTACCAGATTCCATTTCGGCCAGCCGGGTTACCCGGAACACCTCTCCCATAAATCCCTGGCAGATTCCCCGGATATGTTCGTTAAGTTCCCTGGCATCCTGACTCAGCCCGCCGGCCATCCCCAGGTTAGTAGCATCACTGTAAATACTATTAACAATAACTTTAGTTTTTTCAAAAGCCAGCCGCAAAGTTGAGGTCTTCTGCCGGTAGATATGCTCAGCAATCTTGCTGGTTTTCTCCACCGGCTTGCTTTCCTGTTCAATCCTGTCCAGCAGCTGACGGTTGGCGGTTTCCAGCTCCTCCACCGCCCGCCGCTGCTCCCGGTTCAGGCGATAGACTTCCAGGG
This DNA window, taken from Pseudomonadota bacterium, encodes the following:
- a CDS encoding prepilin peptidase, with translation MPYELKIFIEVMVFLLGLAIGSFFNVCIYRIPREESVVSPPSHCPACGRQILWWQNLPVFSYLFLRGRCYFCKATISPRYMLVELLTGILFLAVYFHSGWQPVTICWLIFVSLLIPITFIDLDHQIIPDRFSLSGIVLGFLCSLAGLTIPWVESVLGIIVGGGVLWLIAESYYRLTGRDGMGGGDVKLLAMIGAFLGVKSLLLIILVSSLVGSVVGVLLMVINKKDSQFAIPFGPFLAFGALIYLFWGPPLISWYLGLMAGG
- a CDS encoding PAS domain S-box protein; the protein is NLKDAIAKLHQLEAEQKEQLFFLGELLNALPNPVFYKDNEGKFLGYNQAFIRLAGISGDELLGKTAADFLNGQLTRLAASTDDQALEGRGLQHYECLLSLADGSQRYYAIMKDLFKYRDGSPGGVVGAFYDLTEIKKAEKRLKRLSSVVEQTSETIVVTDLAGNIVYCNPAFTQSTGYSQVEALGQNPRVLKSGSQDEAFYQKLWDTITAGDVWHGVFKNKRKDGTFFAEQAAIFPIKDDGGNIVNYAAVKRDITRENLLENQLRLSQRMEAVGQLAAGVAHELNTPIGFVSSNMESVKNYVDQFKQLIPRYQEFIGKVSELNPDLLPEELKILRQVEEDAHLDFILEDLDELFGENAEGFERISQIVIKLREFSRVDSGDESGHYNLNRAIETTLVVSRNEYKYVADTKTELAEDLPDVVCDSGEINQVLLNIIVNAAQAIKEQGREDKGKISIVTDYDDQWVTCRLSDDGPGMSEEVRENIFNPFFTTKVVGTGTGLGLYISYDIIVNKHGGQLQVDSTPGQGTTFIIKLPRENKNIEGVS
- a CDS encoding PhnD/SsuA/transferrin family substrate-binding protein, coding for MTKTISWQPDGYILFCCRILLFIAILVLLLPVISRSTDTGQRQVIKIGVLANRGVSQCFEDWKFLAGYLSDYDDANVLYWIEPLGFQDVDEAVQQHKIDFLIINPYLYVEMANKYNVERLATVIRKTLQGPSSVFGGVVFTRTGCREIQ
- a CDS encoding hybrid sensor histidine kinase/response regulator — its product is MDNEKATVLFVDDETRVLKSIKRGLIGEPYDCLFALSGMEALEIMASRPVQVIITDMRMPEMNGLELLREVRKRFPETIRMVLSGYAQTNTVLAAVNEGYVYRYITKPWKLDEDLKPGIEDALEVYRLNREQRRAVEELETANRQLLDRIEQESKPVEKTSKIAEHIYRQKTSTLRLAFEKTKVIVNSIYSDATNLGMAGGLSQDARELNEHIRGICQGFMGEVFRVTRLAEMESGSLVPVTGISLNLKEFFIKLQREVLAKNQNRALEVQFQLDESLPAVIAVDPDFLWEICWNILENTLLYVPQGKVFCCGRSAGENMLEIECRDQGPGIPAAERKAVLEPFVQASNSCCPERLGLGLALARAAVKQLKGKMAVGDLEGQGCRVIVRLPLSMPTVSHM